The Schistocerca gregaria isolate iqSchGreg1 chromosome 1, iqSchGreg1.2, whole genome shotgun sequence genome includes a window with the following:
- the LOC126365983 gene encoding lipopolysaccharide-induced tumor necrosis factor-alpha factor homolog, which translates to MGKSEDSMPQPASKDTAGTGYDAAGDPVRKPHSEAPTGNVTAEDPLIPGGMMKVPLTLGPESCTVVCPACYQTIQTHVEVKTTSETNVLSILCDLISCCCCCCMLFLWFEDDHHDHSVDSCCCPDCEDSYTDTHEVRQHYCPNCKAFIGAYEK; encoded by the exons ATGGGAAAATCCGAGGACAGTATGCCACAGCCAGCATCAAAGGACACAGCAGGAACTGGTTATGATGCGGCAGGGGATCCAGTTAGAAAGCCACACAGTGaggcaccaactggaaacgtcactGCAGAAGATCCTCTAATACCCG GCGGCATGATGAAGGTCCCACTGACGCTGGGGCCTGAGTCGTGCACCGTCGTATGTCCAGCGTGTTACCAAACCATCCAGACACACGTGGAGGTCAAAACAACATCCGAGACAAACGTACTTTCTATCCTATGCGATCTCATTTC gtgctgctgctgttgctgtatgCTGTTTCTATGGTTTGAAGACGACCATCATGACCACTCTGTCGACTCCTGCTGTTGCCCTGATTGTGAGGACAGCTATACGGATACCCATGAAGTGAGGCAACACTACTGCCCCAACTGTAAAGCTTTCATTGGGGCTTACGAGAAATAG